In the Bacteroidales bacterium genome, TTTCAATTTTTTCCTTGTCAATGTCTACGCAGGTAACATCAATGCCAATTTCAGCGAAACAAGTTCCGGTAACCAATCCAACATAGCCGGATCCAACGACGGTTATTTTCATCTTCTTTTTATTGTGTTAAGGTGTTAGTGTATTCAGGTGTTTAAAATGTTTAGTGAGTTTAGGGTGTTTAGAGTGTTTAGGTGCTCATGCCTCTTCACCGCTCATTACTCACAATTCAACTCCCACGGCTTTCATGTTACATTTTATGCTGCAAACTTAGGATAAAAAAATGGGCGGGGCAAAAGTTGGGGAATCTTGTTAATGGTGCAGTCCGATGTAAGATATATTTTTAAGGATCTGATTTAAGAGGATAATCTGATTGATACTAATTTTATAGGCCTTGCCATCAGTGATACAATTGATTGCGGTTTGAAAGAACTCTTGCCTATCATAAGAGTTCTTTTTGACAAGAAACATGTTGCTATCGGCATCGTAGGCGATTGTGAGGCTGTAGAAAAGGCCTTTGATGAAACGTTAGCTTGCAGTCCTAAGAGAGATGATTTCACAATTTTTGAAATGTATGATGACATTCTAAGCTCCTGGGCGGGCTATCAGAACGATGACAATGATTTCGATGAAAGTGTTGATGATCAAGATGTATCCTATGATCAACCAACACAAGCCCGATTCTTGAAAATAGGCAGGAACGAACCATGCCCTTGTGGCAGCGGTAAAAAATATAAAAAGTGTTGCATGGTCTAGTTAGACTTTTACATTTGGCTTCAGCCAAACCTTATGGAAGTTATTTGTGACAGTATCTATAGAACATTAATGGTACCCGAATTGGTACCCTAATAGTTGAGATTTAATGAGAATTTTGGGTAGGGCAGGGGAATAAAAAAACGCTAACTACTTGATAGTTAGCGTTTATTGAAAGCGTTGTGCTTAAAGTTGTGATCCCGCTGGGATTCAACACCCCTCACTCTCTTGCACTCACTTACAATCAATACACTGATATACAGATTATTATAAATTACACCAAAGCATCACAATGCTCCAAAAAGCAACCAAAAGTAACATTTGTTGTACCTATTGTTGTACCTATCAATAATTGTTGTACCTTTACATAAATAACACTTCCATGGCGACCACA is a window encoding:
- a CDS encoding SEC-C domain-containing protein, with the protein product MYDDILSSWAGYQNDDNDFDESVDDQDVSYDQPTQARFLKIGRNEPCPCGSGKKYKKCCMV